TAGTAGCCACATTGGTAACTAATGGCTGTCCAACTCGCCTGAGGCTGGTTTACTTTCAGCCGGTAGGCTTGCGAGAAGCGGATGAGACGGGCAAAGAACTTGGGCGAGTAGCCTAGTTGCTCATGAGCTTTGCGCTCGAACTGGCGAGGGCTCAGGCAAGCCATGGCCGCGGCTTGGTCGATTGGATGGGCATATCCCCCGCTCACCATCCACCGGGCCGCCTGCGCCAAGGCGCTGCTCGTGGCCCTTGTCAGCTTGCGTAACAGGTAGGCTTCCACAATGCGTTTCATGTCCAGCGAATGCCTAGCTGCCTGGAGCTGCTCACTTACGTCGCCGATTTCTCGGCCTAGTAGCTCCATTGCCGGCAGGGGCACGTCCCGCAGTTCGTGCAGGGGCACGCGTACTAACTGAAACAAGCCGCCCGGGTGGAATGCCACCGACACAAAGCGATGATCAGGACCCATAGCCAGATCGACTTTTCTGGTTTGGGGCCCTACGATCGTACAATCGGGTAAGGCTAGGAAAGGATGCCCCTGTTGGCGGCTTTGGGTTGCGTCACCGGGATAGAAGTTTAGGCTGTGCTGCGGGGTGGGTGGGAACGGCGCTTGACGGCTGTAGGCAGCACCGCTTAGGCGTACCTGCAAGACCATGATGTGA
This Hymenobacter sp. GOD-10R DNA region includes the following protein-coding sequences:
- a CDS encoding helix-turn-helix domain-containing protein; this encodes MKPDYYAVHPALQPWVSHIMVLQVRLSGAAYSRQAPFPPTPQHSLNFYPGDATQSRQQGHPFLALPDCTIVGPQTRKVDLAMGPDHRFVSVAFHPGGLFQLVRVPLHELRDVPLPAMELLGREIGDVSEQLQAARHSLDMKRIVEAYLLRKLTRATSSALAQAARWMVSGGYAHPIDQAAAMACLSPRQFERKAHEQLGYSPKFFARLIRFSQAYRLKVNQPQASWTAISYQCGYYDQMHLIRDFKEFTASTPKQLALELQHAPLTVQDDLRI